The following are encoded in a window of Lactobacillus acidophilus genomic DNA:
- a CDS encoding XTP/dITP diphosphatase yields the protein MSQKILFATGNKGKARELKEAFKTAGVDVEIITNSDLDNPPHPIESGRTFEANAKIKAHELADYSKLPTIADDSGLMVDALNGEPGVRSARYAGEAHNDAKNNAKLLANLGGIPDEKRTAKFWTTIVVSMPGEFEKDLVVSGTCSGRILAAPRGDDGFGYDPLFFVPKKDKTFAQMTTDEKNEISHRGNVVRELLKVLPAWLEQFE from the coding sequence ATGAGCCAAAAAATTTTATTTGCTACTGGCAATAAGGGCAAAGCTAGAGAACTAAAGGAAGCCTTTAAGACAGCTGGTGTTGATGTAGAAATAATCACCAATAGTGATCTGGATAATCCACCACATCCAATTGAAAGTGGAAGGACTTTTGAAGCGAATGCCAAAATTAAAGCTCATGAATTGGCAGATTATAGTAAACTCCCTACAATTGCTGATGATTCTGGATTAATGGTTGATGCTTTGAATGGTGAACCAGGTGTAAGAAGTGCCCGCTATGCAGGAGAAGCTCATAATGATGCTAAAAATAATGCAAAATTGCTAGCAAATTTAGGTGGGATACCTGATGAAAAAAGAACTGCTAAGTTTTGGACAACTATTGTAGTATCAATGCCGGGAGAATTTGAAAAAGATTTAGTTGTCTCAGGTACTTGTTCTGGTCGTATTTTAGCAGCACCTAGAGGCGACGATGGTTTTGGCTATGATCCATTATTCTTTGTGCCCAAAAAGGATAAGACCTTTGCTCAAATGACTACTGATGAAAAAAATGAAATTTCGCACCGTGGTAATGTTGTAAGAGAATTACTTAAAGTATTGCCAGCCTGGCTTGAACAATTTGAATAA
- the murI gene encoding glutamate racemase, whose amino-acid sequence MDNRPIGLLDSGFGGLSVAKKVIEKLPNESTIFIGDNAHIPYGDRTREDIINLTRRSVKFLLEKNVKLIVIACNTATAVAMPTMQKEVEQQIIGVIQSGALAAARTTKNKNVAVVATNVTVASHAYQKEIKFRDPEIKVTELAAPKLAPLVEAQKDYATNLKVVKESLAPLMGKEFDTLVLGCTHYPLIQKEFEEAINNKEVTILDPADQVAQYTFNVMRRDGLFSDSEKAVHEYYTTGNSETFDKLARTFMDDDTLTSKHVDTENY is encoded by the coding sequence ATGGATAATCGTCCAATTGGACTACTGGATTCAGGGTTTGGTGGCCTGTCAGTTGCAAAAAAGGTAATTGAAAAATTACCTAATGAATCCACCATTTTTATAGGTGATAATGCTCACATCCCTTATGGCGATAGAACTCGAGAAGATATTATTAATTTAACACGCAGATCAGTTAAGTTTTTACTTGAAAAAAACGTGAAATTAATTGTTATTGCCTGTAATACAGCAACTGCTGTAGCAATGCCTACGATGCAAAAAGAAGTTGAACAACAGATTATTGGGGTTATTCAATCAGGTGCACTTGCCGCAGCTAGAACTACAAAAAATAAAAATGTAGCAGTTGTGGCAACTAATGTGACTGTTGCTTCTCATGCATATCAAAAAGAAATTAAATTCCGTGATCCTGAAATTAAGGTAACAGAATTAGCTGCTCCTAAATTGGCCCCGTTAGTAGAAGCGCAAAAAGATTATGCTACTAATTTAAAAGTGGTAAAAGAAAGCTTAGCTCCTTTAATGGGAAAAGAGTTTGATACGTTGGTTTTGGGTTGCACACATTATCCATTGATTCAAAAAGAATTTGAGGAAGCAATTAATAATAAAGAAGTAACTATCTTGGATCCTGCTGATCAAGTTGCTCAATATACTTTTAATGTGATGCGTCGTGACGGACTATTTAGTGATAGTGAAAAAGCAGTCCATGAATATTACACAACCGGTAATTCAGAAACGTTTGATAAATTAGCTCGTACATTTATGGACGATGATACTTTGACGTCTAAGCATGTAGATACGGAGAATTATTAA
- a CDS encoding YslB family protein — MNKFMTENTEHANEHVYFINQLYRDFLLPTILGDDNAPILYWAGKRIARHYDLANFEDLSDFFAMAEFGKLEKVKERRSSITFELSGQTVEDRLNSDSKEFSLESGMIAEAVQKETERVTESEINILKKEKKVQITAKFN, encoded by the coding sequence ATGAACAAGTTTATGACAGAAAATACAGAACACGCTAACGAACACGTATATTTTATTAATCAACTATACCGTGATTTTCTTTTACCAACAATTTTGGGCGATGACAATGCGCCAATTCTTTATTGGGCAGGCAAGAGAATCGCACGACATTATGATCTAGCCAATTTTGAAGATTTATCAGACTTTTTTGCAATGGCTGAATTTGGCAAATTAGAAAAAGTAAAAGAGAGACGTTCTTCAATTACTTTTGAATTAAGTGGTCAAACGGTAGAAGATCGTTTAAATAGTGATAGTAAAGAATTTTCACTTGAAAGTGGTATGATTGCAGAGGCTGTACAAAAAGAAACTGAGCGAGTTACCGAAAGTGAAATTAATATTTTAAAGAAAGAAAAGAAAGTCCAAATCACTGCTAAGTTTAATTAA
- the mscL gene encoding large-conductance mechanosensitive channel protein MscL, protein MLKEFKQFIARGNVIDLAVGVIIGAAFTAIVQSLVKNLINPLIGIFVGKIDLSNLVFKVGDATFKYGSFINSVINFLIISFVVFLIVKTVNKITKKEEEEKPDTPTETDYLKEIRDLLKEKETK, encoded by the coding sequence ATGCTTAAAGAATTTAAACAATTCATTGCCCGCGGAAACGTAATTGATTTAGCTGTTGGTGTTATCATCGGAGCTGCCTTTACTGCAATTGTTCAATCACTTGTTAAAAATTTGATCAATCCTTTAATCGGCATCTTTGTAGGTAAAATTGACTTATCTAATCTTGTTTTTAAGGTGGGAGACGCCACATTTAAATACGGTAGTTTTATAAATTCCGTAATTAATTTCTTAATTATTTCTTTCGTAGTCTTTTTAATTGTTAAAACTGTTAATAAAATTACCAAAAAAGAAGAGGAAGAAAAGCCTGACACACCTACTGAAACAGATTACTTAAAAGAAATCCGTGATTTACTTAAAGAAAAAGAAACAAAATAA
- the trxA gene encoding thioredoxin, which produces MVEAINDQNFEEETNSGVALIDFWATWCGPCKMQSPVIEQLAEERQDVKFYKMDVDQNQDTAKNLGIMAIPTLIIKKDGNIVDRITGYTPKEKLNQILDQYAN; this is translated from the coding sequence ATGGTTGAAGCAATTAATGACCAAAATTTTGAAGAAGAAACTAATAGTGGCGTAGCCTTAATTGATTTTTGGGCAACTTGGTGTGGTCCATGTAAGATGCAATCACCAGTAATTGAACAATTAGCTGAAGAACGTCAAGATGTAAAATTTTACAAGATGGATGTAGATCAAAATCAAGATACTGCTAAGAATTTAGGAATTATGGCTATCCCAACTTTGATTATCAAAAAAGACGGTAACATTGTTGATCGTATTACTGGTTACACTCCAAAGGAAAAATTAAACCAAATTTTAGATCAATATGCTAACTAA
- a CDS encoding endonuclease MutS2 has product MNNKILKILEFGEITDRLGALAITSPAKERAEKLLPSSDFDQVQNDIKQTLALTNLLRIKGQLPLTNFKDVRPSTKRLGVKANLNAQELGNLLLVLSLAQEINEFLEDVDEKVDLTIIDPILDQLDVPDLLFRELKKSIDYDGEVLDTASSELARLRHDIASNEEDIKNRMTTYTKGNSSKYLSEQIVTIRDDRYVIPVKQEYRAKFGGVVHDQSASGQTLFVEPEAVLNLNNRQQNLIAKEKQEIRNILKHLSNIAREDIDSLNNIASALTSLDFLQAKAKLAKEMKASEPKLTKDHSLNLRNARHPLINPEKVVPNNIRLGGDFDTMLITGPNTGGKTITLKTAGLLQLMAQSGLFIPAEEDSQVGVFEQIYADIGDEQSIEQSLSTFSSHMNDIIAIMKNVNSETLVLIDEIGAGTDPEEGASLAISILDFLRKKDAKIMVTTHYPELKLYGYNRPRTTNASMEFDLKTLSPTYRLQIGIPGHSNAFAIARRLGMREDVVKNAQELMSDEDSDINKMIAKLNAQTKAATTARNRLETSLDRSQKLEQKLQQALDWYNQRVQKQLDFAQERANEIIAKRRKKADKIIEQLEQQKNVGIKENKIIEAKGELNSLERQANNLAHNKVLQREKRRHHVSIGDRVKVLSYGQTGTITKQLSEHEYEVQMGIIKVKVSDRDVERIDNSQSTAKPKRLVRATSAVRRSNAHSELDLRGQRYDEAMTNLDRYIDSVLLAGLDTVTIIHGIGTGAIRKGVWQYLRSSNHVKNFNYAPANEGGNGATIVQLK; this is encoded by the coding sequence ATGAATAATAAAATTTTAAAAATTCTAGAATTTGGTGAAATTACTGATCGCTTAGGGGCGTTGGCAATTACAAGTCCAGCTAAAGAAAGGGCGGAAAAGTTGTTGCCAAGTAGTGATTTTGACCAAGTACAAAATGATATAAAGCAAACTTTAGCGTTAACTAATTTGCTTAGGATTAAAGGACAATTACCTTTAACTAATTTTAAGGATGTTAGACCAAGTACTAAGCGCTTGGGTGTTAAGGCAAACCTAAATGCTCAAGAATTAGGAAATTTACTCTTAGTTTTAAGTTTGGCTCAAGAAATTAATGAGTTTTTGGAAGACGTAGACGAAAAAGTAGATTTAACAATTATCGATCCTATTTTGGATCAACTAGATGTACCAGATTTACTTTTTAGGGAATTAAAGAAATCAATAGATTATGATGGAGAAGTTTTAGATACAGCATCAAGCGAATTGGCACGGCTACGTCACGATATTGCAAGTAACGAAGAAGACATTAAGAATCGAATGACTACTTATACTAAAGGCAATAGCAGTAAGTATTTATCTGAACAAATTGTAACTATTCGTGATGATCGTTACGTTATTCCTGTAAAGCAAGAATACAGAGCAAAATTCGGTGGTGTTGTTCATGATCAAAGTGCTAGTGGTCAAACCTTATTTGTAGAACCTGAAGCAGTTTTAAACTTGAATAATCGTCAACAAAATTTAATTGCAAAAGAAAAGCAAGAAATCCGCAATATTTTAAAGCATTTATCTAATATTGCACGAGAAGATATTGATAGTCTGAATAATATTGCTTCTGCTTTAACTAGCTTGGACTTTTTGCAAGCAAAGGCAAAATTAGCTAAGGAAATGAAGGCTAGTGAACCTAAATTAACTAAAGATCATTCATTAAATTTACGTAATGCTCGTCATCCATTAATTAATCCTGAAAAAGTTGTTCCTAACAATATTCGCTTAGGTGGCGATTTTGATACGATGCTGATTACTGGTCCTAATACCGGTGGTAAGACTATCACTTTAAAGACTGCAGGTTTGCTTCAATTAATGGCACAATCTGGGTTGTTTATCCCGGCTGAAGAAGATAGTCAAGTTGGCGTATTTGAACAAATTTATGCTGATATTGGTGATGAACAATCGATTGAGCAATCACTTAGTACATTTTCATCTCATATGAATGACATTATTGCAATTATGAAAAATGTAAATAGTGAGACTTTGGTATTAATCGATGAAATCGGAGCTGGTACGGATCCTGAAGAAGGTGCTAGTTTAGCCATCAGTATTCTGGACTTCTTACGTAAAAAAGATGCTAAGATTATGGTTACGACTCACTATCCTGAATTGAAGTTGTATGGTTATAACAGACCGCGTACTACAAATGCTTCAATGGAATTTGATTTGAAGACGTTGTCGCCAACTTATCGTCTCCAAATTGGTATTCCAGGTCATAGTAACGCTTTTGCGATTGCACGTAGATTAGGGATGCGCGAAGATGTAGTAAAAAATGCCCAAGAATTAATGTCAGATGAAGATTCCGATATTAACAAGATGATTGCTAAATTAAATGCTCAAACTAAGGCTGCAACAACTGCCCGTAATCGTTTAGAGACTAGTCTTGATCGTAGTCAAAAGTTAGAGCAAAAATTACAGCAGGCACTTGATTGGTATAATCAAAGAGTACAAAAGCAACTTGACTTTGCCCAAGAACGTGCCAATGAAATTATTGCTAAACGTCGTAAAAAGGCAGATAAGATTATTGAGCAGCTTGAACAACAGAAGAATGTTGGAATTAAAGAAAATAAGATTATTGAAGCTAAAGGTGAGTTGAATAGTTTAGAACGTCAAGCTAATAATTTGGCTCATAATAAGGTCTTACAGCGTGAAAAACGTCGCCATCATGTAAGTATAGGTGACAGAGTAAAAGTCTTGTCATATGGACAAACAGGGACGATTACTAAGCAGCTATCCGAACATGAATATGAAGTTCAGATGGGTATCATTAAAGTCAAGGTTAGTGATCGTGACGTTGAAAGAATTGATAATAGTCAATCAACAGCTAAACCTAAGCGTCTTGTTCGTGCAACTAGTGCAGTTAGAAGAAGCAATGCTCACAGTGAATTAGATTTAAGAGGTCAGCGATATGATGAAGCAATGACTAATTTAGATCGTTATATTGATTCAGTATTGCTCGCAGGACTCGATACTGTAACAATAATTCACGGTATCGGTACTGGTGCAATACGTAAAGGGGTATGGCAATATTTGCGTAGTAGCAATCATGTTAAAAACTTTAATTATGCACCAGCAAATGAAGGTGGTAATGGTGCAACAATTGTTCAGTTAAAATAG
- a CDS encoding DUF1292 domain-containing protein codes for MAAQVNGDDNDRQITLIDDQGNEELYEVLFTFHSDDYDKSYVLLYPAAVGDDEDIEVQAFSYDADDTGDVTSSDLHEIESDDEWNMVQGVLNTFLDDDRLSGK; via the coding sequence ATGGCAGCACAAGTTAATGGTGACGATAACGATCGTCAAATTACTTTGATCGATGATCAAGGTAATGAAGAATTGTATGAAGTATTATTTACTTTTCATTCAGATGACTATGACAAGTCATATGTGCTTCTTTATCCAGCCGCTGTTGGCGATGATGAGGATATTGAAGTACAAGCTTTTAGTTACGATGCAGATGATACAGGTGATGTAACAAGTAGTGACTTACATGAAATTGAATCTGATGATGAGTGGAATATGGTACAAGGAGTTTTAAATACTTTCTTGGACGATGACCGCTTAAGTGGTAAATAA
- the ruvX gene encoding Holliday junction resolvase RuvX, with amino-acid sequence MRLLGLDVGSKTVGVAISDELGITAQKLETIQIDETKYNFGMRPLKKLVRQYDVDGFVLGLPKNMDGTSGNSVARSKAYGKRLEEKFNLPVYYSDERLTTIESRRVLIEDAGMHDRKKRKQVIDQMAAVLILQNYLDLHRKD; translated from the coding sequence ATGCGATTGTTGGGACTAGATGTAGGCTCTAAAACTGTTGGAGTAGCAATTAGTGATGAACTGGGGATTACTGCTCAAAAATTAGAGACTATTCAGATTGATGAAACCAAATATAATTTTGGTATGCGTCCATTAAAGAAGCTTGTTAGACAATATGATGTCGACGGTTTTGTTTTAGGATTACCTAAAAATATGGATGGGACTTCTGGTAATTCGGTTGCTCGAAGCAAGGCATATGGTAAGAGACTTGAGGAGAAGTTCAATTTACCTGTGTATTATTCAGATGAAAGATTAACAACAATTGAATCACGACGAGTACTTATAGAAGATGCTGGTATGCATGACCGTAAGAAACGTAAACAAGTGATTGATCAGATGGCAGCAGTGCTCATCTTGCAAAATTATTTGGATTTACACCGAAAGGATTAA
- a CDS encoding IreB family regulatory phosphoprotein, which translates to MSSLDKTMHFDFNQNKGKNVYDTLQDVYNALEEKGYNPINQIVGYLLSGDPAYIPRHNDARNLILKHERDEIIEELVKSYLGKNK; encoded by the coding sequence ATGAGTTCGCTAGATAAGACTATGCATTTTGACTTTAACCAAAACAAAGGAAAAAATGTTTATGACACTCTGCAAGATGTTTACAATGCGCTTGAAGAAAAGGGCTATAATCCTATCAACCAGATTGTAGGTTACTTACTTTCTGGCGATCCTGCTTATATTCCACGGCACAATGATGCTCGTAATTTAATTCTTAAGCATGAACGTGATGAGATTATTGAAGAACTTGTTAAGAGTTATCTTGGTAAGAATAAATAA
- the alaS gene encoding alanine--tRNA ligase, whose protein sequence is MKKLNSSEFRQMFLDFFKEHGHMIMPSASLIPQDDPTLLWINSGVATMKKYFDGSVVPKNRRITSSQKSIRTNDIENVGKTARHQTFFEMLGNFSVGDYFRDEAIPWAWEFLTSPKWLGLPKEKLYCTVYPKDEDSFNVWVKAGMPADHIVKLEDNFWDIGEGPCGPDTEIFYDRGQENNDVAEDDPENFPGGENARYLEIWNIVFSQYNHLPNGKYVDQPHKNIDTGMGLERVLSILQDAPTNFETDLFLPIIHATEEMTDGKKYGENDEDTTAFKIIADHVRAVSFAIADGALPSNSGRGYVLRRLIRRADLNGQRLGIKGAFLYKLVPVVGKIMESHYPEIMDQRGFIENVIQNEEERFQSTLDTGLTLLDDLIEKAKNSDDKTISGKDAFKMFDTYGFPYELTFESAQDAGLKVDKKGFDAEMQAQKDRARKARGDLQSMGRQDVTLMNIKDKSEFEYGVYEEPHAKLIDIVVDDKLVDKANGEHATLVFDKTPFYAERGGQVADHGGIYNQDGELVAKVTDVQHAPNDQNLHFVDLILPMEKGQEYVLKIDKERREGLRHSHSATHLLHAALRQVLGEHTHQAGSLVDPDYLRFDFTAMEPMTPRELKSVEELVNQKIWDAIQVKTTITTPEEGEKMGALALFDGKYGDKVRVVQMSDFSSEFCGGTHVDNTDQIGIFKITSESAVGAGMRRIEAVTSKKAYEYLANRSSLLDDIQEVVKATKPENIVDKIDSIENELRDSQKQVEALTKKINQAKAGEIFDNVKQAGDLTVIAAIADVNGMNDLRELADNWKSGNKSDVLVLAAENDGKANMIISLDQRALDKGLKAGDLIKKAAPLFGGGGGGRPNMAQAGGKKPEGLNDAIKAVIDEISNN, encoded by the coding sequence ATGAAGAAACTAAATAGTTCAGAGTTTCGTCAAATGTTCTTAGACTTCTTTAAAGAACACGGCCACATGATTATGCCTAGTGCATCACTTATTCCACAAGATGACCCCACTCTTCTTTGGATTAACTCAGGTGTAGCTACTATGAAGAAATATTTCGATGGTTCAGTTGTGCCAAAGAACCGTAGAATTACTTCTTCACAAAAATCAATTAGAACTAACGATATTGAAAATGTTGGTAAAACCGCACGTCACCAAACTTTCTTTGAAATGCTTGGTAACTTCTCAGTGGGTGACTACTTTAGAGACGAAGCTATTCCTTGGGCTTGGGAATTTTTAACTAGTCCTAAGTGGCTTGGTTTACCAAAGGAAAAGTTATACTGTACTGTTTATCCAAAAGATGAAGACTCATTTAACGTTTGGGTAAAGGCAGGTATGCCAGCAGATCATATTGTTAAATTAGAAGATAACTTCTGGGATATTGGTGAAGGCCCATGTGGTCCTGATACTGAAATCTTCTATGATCGTGGTCAAGAAAATAATGATGTAGCTGAAGATGATCCAGAAAACTTCCCTGGTGGTGAAAATGCTCGTTACCTTGAAATTTGGAACATCGTATTTTCACAATACAATCACTTGCCAAATGGTAAGTACGTTGATCAACCACATAAGAACATCGATACTGGTATGGGGCTTGAACGTGTTCTTTCAATTTTACAAGATGCACCAACTAACTTTGAAACTGATTTATTCTTGCCAATTATTCATGCAACTGAAGAAATGACTGATGGCAAAAAGTATGGGGAAAATGATGAAGATACTACAGCATTCAAGATTATTGCTGACCACGTTCGTGCAGTAAGTTTTGCTATTGCCGATGGTGCTCTTCCTTCAAATTCAGGTCGCGGCTACGTTTTACGTCGTTTAATTCGTCGTGCTGATTTAAACGGTCAACGTTTGGGTATTAAGGGAGCTTTTCTTTACAAGCTTGTTCCAGTTGTTGGTAAAATTATGGAAAGTCACTACCCAGAAATTATGGATCAACGTGGCTTTATCGAAAATGTAATTCAAAATGAAGAAGAAAGATTCCAATCAACTCTTGATACTGGTTTAACTTTACTTGATGATTTGATCGAAAAAGCTAAGAACTCTGATGATAAGACTATCTCAGGTAAAGATGCATTTAAGATGTTTGATACTTACGGCTTCCCATATGAATTAACTTTTGAATCAGCACAAGATGCTGGACTTAAAGTTGATAAGAAGGGGTTCGATGCTGAAATGCAAGCTCAAAAAGATCGTGCCCGTAAAGCTCGTGGTGATCTTCAATCAATGGGTCGTCAAGACGTAACTTTGATGAATATTAAAGATAAGTCAGAATTTGAATATGGTGTTTATGAAGAACCACATGCTAAGTTAATTGACATTGTCGTAGATGATAAATTGGTTGACAAAGCTAATGGTGAACACGCAACTTTAGTCTTCGATAAGACACCATTCTACGCAGAACGAGGTGGACAAGTAGCTGATCATGGTGGTATTTACAATCAAGATGGTGAATTAGTAGCTAAGGTTACTGATGTTCAACATGCTCCAAATGATCAAAACTTACACTTCGTTGACCTTATTTTGCCAATGGAAAAGGGTCAAGAATATGTGTTAAAGATTGATAAGGAACGTCGTGAAGGTCTTCGTCACTCTCACTCAGCAACTCACTTATTGCATGCTGCACTTCGTCAAGTATTAGGTGAACATACCCATCAAGCTGGTTCATTGGTAGATCCTGATTACTTGAGATTTGACTTTACAGCAATGGAACCAATGACTCCACGTGAACTTAAATCAGTCGAAGAATTAGTAAACCAAAAGATTTGGGATGCAATTCAAGTTAAGACTACTATCACTACACCTGAAGAAGGTGAAAAGATGGGTGCCTTAGCATTATTTGATGGTAAATACGGTGATAAAGTTCGTGTTGTTCAAATGAGCGACTTCTCATCAGAATTCTGTGGTGGTACTCACGTTGATAACACTGATCAAATTGGTATCTTCAAGATTACTTCAGAATCAGCTGTTGGTGCTGGTATGCGTAGAATTGAAGCTGTAACTTCAAAGAAGGCATATGAATACTTAGCAAATCGTTCAAGTTTACTTGATGATATTCAAGAAGTTGTTAAGGCAACTAAGCCAGAGAATATCGTTGATAAGATCGATTCAATTGAAAATGAACTTCGTGATAGTCAAAAGCAAGTTGAAGCATTAACTAAGAAGATTAACCAAGCTAAGGCTGGTGAAATTTTTGATAATGTAAAACAAGCTGGTGATTTGACTGTTATTGCAGCTATTGCAGATGTTAATGGTATGAATGACTTGCGTGAACTTGCTGATAATTGGAAGAGCGGTAACAAGTCAGATGTATTAGTATTGGCTGCTGAAAATGATGGTAAAGCTAATATGATTATTAGTTTGGATCAAAGGGCATTAGATAAAGGGCTTAAAGCAGGCGATTTAATTAAAAAGGCTGCTCCACTCTTTGGTGGTGGCGGTGGTGGTCGTCCTAACATGGCCCAAGCTGGTGGTAAGAAACCAGAAGGTTTAAATGATGCTATTAAAGCTGTAATTGACGAAATTTCTAATAACTAA
- a CDS encoding DEAD/DEAH box helicase, protein MNNIFEDSRINPALQEGLKKINFVKPTKVQEKVIPAMLSDLSVVVQAATGSGKTHAYLVPIFNEIDEAAHYVQAIVTLPSRELADQLYQVARKLRDAAGMHFSIAHLAGGTDRERQLEKYQNNTPQLVIATPGRLLDFVQKKVFAVDQVKTFVIDEADMTLDMGFLSDIDQVASKMPKDVQIAAFSATIPVKLSNFLRKYMAHPDQIVIDNPSIIAPTIKNDLIDIGSKDRKNVLYKVLTMGQPYLALVFANTKQKVDELTKFLQDQGLKVAKIHGGVTERERKRTLRQVEQGQYQYVVASDLAARGLDIDGVSLVVNYEIPRDIEFVIHRIGRTGRNGLSGHAVTLIREEEMNRIEDLEKMGVHFDFVEIKNGELVPRKHYRSRENRQGKNRKLDTKLVGYVKKEKRKRKPGYKKKIKRAIQEDNRQKRKLEQRHEIRKAKRLRKKRREQGR, encoded by the coding sequence ATGAATAATATTTTCGAAGACTCAAGAATTAATCCTGCTTTGCAAGAAGGATTGAAAAAGATTAATTTTGTTAAGCCTACGAAAGTGCAAGAAAAAGTTATTCCAGCAATGTTGTCTGACTTAAGTGTTGTAGTACAAGCTGCTACTGGATCAGGAAAGACACATGCATATTTAGTGCCAATTTTTAATGAAATTGATGAAGCTGCACATTATGTCCAAGCAATTGTTACTTTACCAAGTAGAGAACTTGCAGATCAGCTTTATCAAGTAGCACGTAAATTAAGAGATGCTGCTGGTATGCATTTTTCAATTGCACATTTAGCAGGTGGTACTGATAGAGAACGTCAACTAGAAAAGTATCAAAATAATACTCCACAATTGGTAATTGCTACGCCAGGTCGTCTTTTAGACTTTGTTCAAAAGAAGGTTTTTGCTGTTGATCAAGTAAAGACTTTTGTTATTGATGAAGCTGATATGACACTTGATATGGGCTTTTTGTCGGATATTGATCAAGTAGCTTCAAAGATGCCTAAAGATGTTCAAATAGCTGCTTTTTCAGCAACTATTCCAGTTAAGTTATCTAACTTTTTACGTAAGTACATGGCTCATCCTGATCAAATTGTGATTGACAATCCAAGTATAATTGCGCCAACAATTAAGAATGACCTAATTGACATTGGCTCTAAGGACCGTAAGAATGTTTTGTATAAAGTGTTAACTATGGGACAACCATACTTAGCTTTAGTTTTTGCTAATACTAAACAAAAGGTTGATGAATTAACTAAATTTTTACAAGATCAAGGATTAAAAGTAGCTAAGATTCACGGTGGGGTAACTGAAAGAGAACGAAAGCGAACTCTTCGTCAAGTTGAACAAGGACAATATCAATATGTTGTAGCAAGTGATTTAGCGGCTCGTGGACTTGATATTGACGGTGTAAGTTTGGTCGTTAACTATGAAATTCCACGTGATATTGAATTTGTTATTCACCGTATAGGGAGAACTGGCCGAAATGGTTTATCTGGTCATGCTGTTACTTTAATTCGCGAAGAAGAAATGAATCGTATTGAAGATCTTGAAAAGATGGGTGTTCATTTTGACTTTGTTGAAATTAAAAATGGTGAACTAGTACCACGTAAGCACTACCGTAGTCGTGAGAATCGTCAAGGAAAGAATCGTAAGCTTGATACTAAGTTAGTTGGTTATGTTAAAAAAGAAAAAAGAAAGCGTAAACCTGGCTACAAGAAGAAAATTAAGCGAGCAATTCAAGAAGATAATCGTCAAAAGCGTAAGCTCGAACAACGTCACGAAATTAGAAAAGCTAAGCGATTAAGAAAAAAACGCCGTGAGCAAGGACGTTGA